From the Amycolatopsis thermoflava N1165 genome, one window contains:
- a CDS encoding cold-shock protein produces the protein MVRGKVVRFDDMRGYGFVAPEGGGEDVFMHVNDLDVDKRLIAPGVVVEFTVEDGERGLKASGIRLVRQAGDDDGEDPYVTRDFRGELTEALLTGVPTLTAEEVLRVRRVVLELVHDHGWLGG, from the coding sequence GTGGTAAGGGGCAAGGTCGTCCGCTTCGACGACATGCGCGGGTACGGGTTCGTGGCGCCGGAGGGGGGTGGCGAGGACGTCTTCATGCACGTCAACGACCTCGACGTGGACAAACGCCTGATCGCCCCCGGCGTGGTCGTGGAGTTCACCGTCGAGGACGGCGAGCGCGGGCTCAAGGCGTCGGGCATCCGGCTGGTGCGCCAGGCCGGCGACGACGACGGCGAGGACCCGTACGTGACCCGCGACTTCCGCGGCGAGCTGACGGAGGCGCTGCTCACCGGCGTTCCGACGCTCACCGCCGAGGAGGTCCTCCGGGTCCGCCGCGTCGTCCTCGAACTCGTCCACGACCACGGCTGGCTCGGCGGATAG
- a CDS encoding (2Fe-2S)-binding protein, whose amino-acid sequence MSQHTFLVNGTRVTVDADDKVRLLWVLRDLLGITGPKYGCGINVCKACTSHINGKAFNPCSVPVSAIGPDDEITTIEGLADPATGELHPMQQAWIDRDVAQCGYCQPGQIMAAIAKVKQARAEGREISDSDFEEIRNICRCGTYSRIREAVKSAAAKM is encoded by the coding sequence TTGTCCCAACACACTTTCCTGGTCAACGGCACGCGGGTCACGGTCGACGCCGACGACAAGGTCCGGTTGCTCTGGGTGCTGCGCGACCTGCTCGGCATCACCGGTCCGAAGTACGGCTGCGGCATCAACGTGTGCAAGGCGTGCACGAGCCACATCAACGGCAAGGCGTTCAACCCGTGCTCGGTGCCGGTGTCGGCGATCGGCCCGGACGACGAGATCACCACGATCGAAGGCCTGGCCGACCCGGCCACCGGTGAGCTGCACCCGATGCAGCAGGCCTGGATCGACCGGGACGTCGCGCAGTGCGGCTACTGCCAGCCCGGCCAGATCATGGCGGCCATCGCCAAGGTCAAGCAGGCCCGCGCCGAAGGACGGGAGATCAGCGACTCCGACTTCGAGGAGATCCGCAACATCTGCCGCTGCGGCACCTACTCCCGCATCCGCGAGGCGGTGAAGAGCGCGGCCGCCAAGATGTGA
- a CDS encoding PucR family transcriptional regulator has product MRYTGAEPAVAGLAGRALTRLPEMTKATYEQIVEEMAVYREERFVSHADLFASCRDNLQFLVRALAEPGAPDLSKARATGRERALAGAPLPEMLRAFRIGFTEVWQCFVELTAPAQDVATLVSATTAIWDLMDDYIEELTSTYRATVAEISRTRQNRRLALVEALFTGGSTTEGTLWDIARMLDLPLEGSFVVVAAETPGLGQEALPLIEVRLRERHHASAWRLTPELQIGVVSVRDPDQVLELLRENPRGRVGMSPVFTGLGDTARALHLARVALSSLPAGTKDVARFHESPLAGLVASDPEASAQLAGQVLRPLLELPGEEGNVLLLTLRAWFDCGGSTKQIAERVYCHPNTVRHRLKRITDVLGRSLSDPSDIAELGTALRALAMFGDSARRAVRS; this is encoded by the coding sequence ATGAGGTACACGGGCGCCGAACCCGCGGTGGCCGGCCTGGCCGGCCGGGCACTGACGCGGTTGCCGGAGATGACCAAGGCGACCTACGAGCAGATTGTCGAGGAGATGGCCGTCTACCGCGAGGAGCGGTTCGTCTCGCACGCCGACCTGTTCGCCTCGTGCCGGGACAACCTGCAGTTCCTCGTCCGCGCCCTGGCCGAGCCCGGCGCGCCCGACCTGTCCAAGGCGCGGGCGACCGGGCGCGAGCGCGCGCTGGCCGGGGCGCCGTTGCCGGAGATGCTGCGCGCGTTCCGGATCGGGTTCACCGAGGTGTGGCAGTGCTTCGTCGAGCTGACCGCGCCCGCGCAGGACGTCGCGACCCTGGTCTCGGCGACCACCGCCATCTGGGACCTGATGGACGACTACATCGAGGAGCTCACCTCGACCTACCGCGCGACGGTCGCCGAGATCAGCCGCACCAGGCAGAACCGCAGGCTGGCACTCGTCGAGGCCCTGTTCACCGGCGGCAGCACGACCGAGGGCACGCTGTGGGACATCGCCCGGATGCTCGACCTGCCGCTGGAGGGCTCGTTCGTCGTCGTCGCCGCGGAAACCCCCGGGCTGGGCCAGGAGGCGCTGCCGCTGATCGAGGTCCGGCTGCGGGAGCGGCACCACGCGTCCGCGTGGCGGCTCACGCCGGAGCTGCAGATCGGGGTCGTGTCGGTGCGCGATCCCGACCAGGTGCTGGAGCTGCTGCGGGAGAACCCGCGCGGCCGGGTCGGGATGAGCCCCGTGTTCACCGGCCTCGGCGACACCGCCCGCGCCCTGCACCTCGCGCGGGTCGCGCTGTCCAGCCTGCCCGCGGGGACGAAGGACGTGGCGCGGTTCCACGAGTCGCCGCTGGCCGGGCTGGTGGCGAGCGACCCGGAGGCGTCGGCGCAGCTGGCCGGCCAGGTGCTGCGGCCGCTCCTCGAGCTGCCCGGCGAGGAGGGCAACGTGCTGCTGCTGACGCTGCGCGCGTGGTTCGACTGCGGCGGGTCGACCAAGCAGATCGCCGAGCGGGTCTACTGCCACCCGAACACGGTGCGGCACCGGTTGAAGCGGATCACGGACGTGTTGGGCAGGTCATTGAGCGACCCGTCCGACATCGCCGAACTCGGCACGGCCCTGCGCGCCCTCGCCATGTTCGGCGACTCCGCCCGCAGAGCCGTGCGGAGCTAG
- a CDS encoding DUF4235 domain-containing protein: protein MKLLYKPLSLAVSALGGVLAGMLFKQAWKAATGEDDAPEATSSDYSTKEVLLAAVLQGAIFGGVKAAVDRAGAKAFTKATGKKLD, encoded by the coding sequence ATGAAACTGCTGTACAAACCGCTGAGCCTGGCCGTGAGCGCGCTCGGCGGGGTGCTCGCCGGGATGCTGTTCAAGCAGGCCTGGAAGGCGGCGACCGGCGAGGACGACGCGCCGGAGGCCACGTCGTCCGACTACTCCACCAAGGAGGTGCTCCTCGCGGCGGTGCTGCAGGGAGCGATCTTCGGCGGCGTCAAGGCGGCGGTCGACCGCGCCGGCGCCAAGGCGTTCACCAAGGCGACCGGCAAGAAGCTGGACTAG